In the genome of Telluria beijingensis, one region contains:
- the rsmH gene encoding 16S rRNA (cytosine(1402)-N(4))-methyltransferase RsmH — MTDSNTVPMFQHRTVLLDEAVDALNLAGARAYGIYIDGTFGRGGHSRLLLSRLGQQGRLVAFDKDLQAIATAQQIDDPRFSIVHDSFATMHDALAARGIHRVDGILLDLGISSPQVDDASRGFSFRNDGPLDMRMDTTRGMSAAEWIATAEQPQLEKVIRDYGEERYAFQIAKAIVARRAVEPISGTRQLAAIVAGAVKGWEKGKDPATRTFQAIRIFINKELEDLEAGLSAAYGMLAPGARMSVIAFHSLEDRMVKQFLASKAKVEQPDRRLPIRAADLPQPEMKLIDKIKPSAAEVADNPRARSAVLRVAERLGAPA, encoded by the coding sequence ATGACGGATTCAAACACGGTGCCCATGTTCCAGCATCGAACGGTGCTGCTCGACGAAGCGGTCGACGCGCTCAACCTCGCGGGCGCGCGCGCTTACGGCATCTATATAGATGGCACCTTCGGACGGGGCGGCCACAGCCGCCTGCTGTTGTCGCGCCTGGGCCAGCAAGGGCGCCTGGTCGCGTTCGACAAGGACTTGCAGGCCATCGCCACCGCACAACAAATCGACGATCCGCGTTTCTCGATCGTCCACGACAGCTTTGCAACGATGCACGACGCGCTGGCCGCGCGCGGCATCCACCGGGTCGACGGCATCCTGCTCGACCTGGGTATCTCGTCGCCCCAGGTGGACGACGCCAGCCGCGGCTTCAGCTTCCGCAACGATGGCCCCCTCGACATGCGCATGGACACCACGCGCGGCATGTCGGCGGCCGAGTGGATCGCGACCGCGGAGCAACCTCAATTGGAAAAGGTGATACGCGATTATGGAGAAGAGCGGTATGCTTTTCAGATTGCAAAGGCGATTGTTGCTCGCCGCGCAGTCGAACCGATTTCAGGCACACGACAGCTTGCCGCAATCGTGGCAGGCGCGGTCAAGGGCTGGGAAAAAGGCAAGGATCCGGCAACCAGGACCTTTCAGGCTATCCGGATTTTCATCAATAAAGAGCTTGAGGACCTCGAGGCAGGGTTGAGCGCCGCCTATGGCATGCTGGCGCCGGGCGCCCGCATGTCGGTGATCGCCTTCCACTCGCTCGAAGACCGCATGGTCAAGCAGTTCCTCGCCTCCAAGGCCAAGGTCGAGCAGCCGGACCGGCGCCTGCCGATCCGCGCCGCCGACCTGCCGCAGCCCGAGATGAAGCTGATCGACAAGATAAAGCCATCGGCGGCGGAAGTCGCGGACAACCCGCGCGCCCGCTCGGCGGTGCTGCGCGTGGCCGAACGCCTGGGGGCGCCTGCATGA
- a CDS encoding ABC transporter ATP-binding protein gives MTAAAIEQGATALSASSLRIGYGGKTVVDDISLTIDKREIVCLLGGSGCGKSTLLRGLAGLSPAQGGSVAFLGEPLLAPHPRAALVFQQPSLLPWLNVEGNVGFGLDFARQPAIDRDARKARVRDAIEAVGLAERAHAYPAQLSGGQAQRVALARALARQPELLFADEPFSALDAITRAEMQALLVDLVHRWHTAALLVTHDIDEAILVADRILLMAGQPGRIVREWQVDLPRPRDEHAEGVVALRLDIIKALRDGA, from the coding sequence ATGACGGCGGCCGCGATCGAACAGGGCGCGACCGCGCTGTCGGCATCCAGCCTGCGCATCGGCTACGGCGGCAAGACCGTGGTCGACGACATCTCGCTCACCATCGACAAGCGAGAGATCGTCTGCCTGCTGGGCGGCAGCGGTTGCGGCAAGTCGACCCTGCTGCGCGGCCTGGCCGGCCTCAGTCCGGCGCAAGGCGGCAGCGTGGCATTCCTGGGCGAGCCGCTCCTGGCCCCGCATCCGCGCGCGGCGCTCGTGTTCCAGCAACCGAGCCTGCTGCCCTGGCTGAACGTCGAAGGCAATGTCGGCTTCGGCCTCGATTTCGCGCGCCAGCCGGCGATCGACCGCGATGCCCGCAAGGCCCGCGTGCGCGACGCCATCGAGGCGGTCGGCCTGGCCGAACGCGCGCATGCCTATCCGGCCCAGCTGTCCGGCGGCCAGGCCCAGCGCGTGGCGCTGGCGCGGGCCCTGGCGCGCCAGCCCGAGCTGCTGTTCGCCGACGAACCGTTCTCGGCGCTGGACGCGATCACGCGCGCCGAGATGCAGGCCCTGCTGGTCGACCTGGTGCACCGCTGGCATACCGCCGCCCTGCTGGTGACCCACGACATCGACGAGGCGATCCTGGTCGCCGACCGCATCCTCCTGATGGCCGGGCAACCGGGACGCATCGTGAGAGAATGGCAAGTCGACCTGCCGCGCCCGCGCGACGAACATGCCGAGGGGGTCGTCGCCCTGCGCCTGGACATCATCAAGGCGCTGCGCGACGGCGCCTGA
- a CDS encoding ABC transporter substrate-binding protein, which produces MTDPIHICVSSDCDCGMTRRDFLRMSALTGAAAASPLLFAGDAMAQNFKGDDQPVKIGYLPITDAAPLLVAHGRKLFEQQGLKVETPRLFRSWAQIIEAFVAGQVNVIHMLSPATLWVRYGSKFPAKVVAWNHINGSALTVQNEINSVADLGGKTVAIPFWYSIHNILLQKILGANKLTVVTRARGADLKPNEVNLIVLAPSEMVSALATKSIAGYIVAEPFNAAAENAKIGKVLRFSGDVWKNHACCVTFLAERDLNDRPEWSQRVTNAIVNAQLWSRSNQVETAKLLAATGPNKYTPHNLQALTKVLATTDYSDYEKRRIVAHPAWNQRRIDFQPFPFASYTEELVRAIGQTKVEGDTSFLAKLDPKFVARDLVDDRFVRKSIAAVGGPAKFGLPANLLRTETIAV; this is translated from the coding sequence ATGACCGACCCGATCCACATCTGCGTTTCTTCCGACTGCGATTGCGGCATGACCCGGCGCGATTTCCTGCGCATGTCGGCGCTGACCGGCGCCGCCGCGGCGTCGCCGCTGCTGTTCGCGGGCGATGCGATGGCGCAGAACTTCAAGGGCGACGACCAGCCGGTGAAAATCGGCTACCTGCCGATCACCGATGCCGCCCCGCTGCTGGTGGCGCACGGCCGCAAGCTGTTCGAACAGCAGGGCCTGAAGGTCGAGACGCCGCGCCTGTTCCGCAGCTGGGCCCAGATCATCGAGGCGTTTGTCGCCGGCCAGGTCAATGTGATCCACATGCTGTCGCCGGCCACCCTGTGGGTGCGCTACGGCTCGAAATTCCCGGCCAAGGTGGTGGCGTGGAACCACATCAACGGTTCGGCCCTGACGGTGCAAAACGAGATCAACTCGGTGGCCGACCTGGGCGGCAAGACGGTCGCGATCCCGTTCTGGTACTCGATCCACAATATCCTGCTGCAGAAAATCCTGGGCGCCAACAAGCTGACCGTCGTGACCCGCGCGCGTGGCGCAGACCTCAAGCCTAACGAGGTCAATCTCATTGTGCTGGCGCCATCCGAGATGGTGTCGGCGCTGGCGACCAAGTCGATCGCCGGCTATATCGTGGCCGAGCCCTTCAATGCGGCAGCCGAGAACGCGAAGATCGGCAAGGTGCTGCGCTTCTCGGGCGACGTCTGGAAGAACCACGCCTGCTGCGTGACCTTCCTGGCCGAGCGCGACCTGAACGACCGGCCGGAATGGTCGCAGCGCGTCACCAATGCCATCGTCAACGCCCAGCTGTGGTCGCGTTCGAACCAGGTCGAGACGGCCAAGCTGCTGGCCGCCACCGGCCCCAATAAGTACACGCCGCATAACCTGCAGGCGCTGACCAAGGTGCTGGCCACCACCGACTATTCGGATTACGAGAAGCGCCGCATCGTCGCCCACCCGGCCTGGAACCAGCGCCGCATCGACTTCCAGCCGTTCCCGTTCGCCTCGTACACAGAGGAACTGGTGCGCGCCATCGGCCAGACGAAGGTCGAGGGCGACACCAGCTTCCTGGCCAAGCTCGATCCGAAATTCGTGGCGCGCGACCTGGTCGACGACCGCTTCGTGCGCAAGTCGATCGCCGCCGTCGGTGGTCCTGCCAAGTTCGGCCTGCCGGCCAACCTGCTGCGCACCGAGACGATCGCGGTCTGA
- a CDS encoding Csu type fimbrial protein, with translation MMKTMTPLRWLLAALLLWLMAAPGARADNCVANMTDVDFGVISPLASTDYTARGTLTVTCYWTLGQSPLLLPAANVCVNLGTGSGGGTGDPRYMTSGARRLAFNLYGDPSYTSAWLWGGNTSTIGAKPIAGTLIGLLGLGGVTQSVTIYGRIPAASLVGVGTSGNVDTLYTASFAGHGTVQYSFGAGKACTAGVTEAFAFQARATVTNDCQISAGNLVFGSGSPLSERRASAPLSVTCTANSSYQISMNGGQSGNPAARAMKNSVTGETLGYRISSTPDGAIWGDGSGGTLVYTGTGTGVTQSVMMHGLVPRQRAPTPGNYRDTITVQLTF, from the coding sequence ATGATGAAGACGATGACACCGCTGCGCTGGCTGCTGGCGGCGCTGCTGCTGTGGCTGATGGCTGCGCCCGGCGCGCGCGCCGACAACTGCGTGGCCAATATGACCGACGTCGACTTCGGCGTGATCAGCCCGCTCGCCAGCACCGATTACACGGCGCGCGGCACCCTGACCGTGACCTGCTACTGGACGCTGGGCCAGTCGCCGCTGCTGCTGCCGGCCGCCAACGTGTGCGTCAACCTGGGCACCGGCAGCGGCGGCGGCACCGGCGATCCGCGCTACATGACCAGCGGCGCGCGGCGCCTGGCCTTCAACCTGTATGGCGATCCCTCGTACACCTCGGCCTGGCTGTGGGGCGGCAATACCAGCACCATCGGCGCCAAGCCGATTGCCGGGACGCTGATCGGGCTGCTGGGGCTGGGCGGCGTGACGCAGAGCGTGACCATCTATGGCCGCATCCCCGCGGCCAGCCTGGTGGGCGTGGGGACCTCGGGCAATGTCGACACGCTGTACACGGCCAGTTTCGCCGGCCACGGCACCGTGCAGTATTCGTTCGGGGCCGGCAAGGCGTGCACCGCGGGCGTCACCGAGGCCTTTGCCTTCCAGGCGCGCGCCACCGTGACCAACGACTGCCAGATCAGCGCCGGCAACCTGGTGTTCGGTTCGGGCAGTCCCTTGAGCGAGCGGCGCGCCAGCGCGCCCCTGAGCGTGACCTGCACCGCCAACAGCAGCTACCAGATCTCGATGAACGGCGGCCAGTCCGGCAACCCGGCGGCGCGCGCCATGAAGAACAGCGTCACCGGCGAAACGCTGGGCTACCGGATCTCGTCCACCCCGGACGGCGCGATCTGGGGCGACGGCAGCGGCGGCACCCTGGTGTACACCGGCACCGGCACCGGCGTGACGCAGAGCGTCATGATGCACGGCCTGGTGCCGCGCCAGCGCGCGCCCACGCCGGGCAACTACCGCGACACGATCACGGTGCAGTTGACGTTCTAG
- the mraZ gene encoding division/cell wall cluster transcriptional repressor MraZ produces the protein MFQGASAINLDAKGRMSIPAKHRDALTSQCEGRMTLTKHPHGCLLFFPRPVWEEHRKQIAAWPMSARAWQRIFLGNAVDVELDSAGRVLISPELRAAVGLDKEVMMLGMGTHFEIWNAAKLAEDEADAVAGGMPDVLSNFSF, from the coding sequence GTGTTCCAGGGCGCGTCCGCGATCAATCTCGATGCAAAAGGCCGAATGTCGATTCCGGCCAAGCACCGTGACGCCCTTACGAGCCAGTGCGAAGGCCGCATGACGCTGACCAAGCATCCACATGGCTGCCTCCTCTTCTTCCCGCGCCCGGTCTGGGAAGAGCACCGCAAACAGATCGCTGCATGGCCGATGTCGGCCCGCGCATGGCAGCGCATTTTCCTCGGCAACGCCGTCGATGTCGAGCTCGACAGCGCCGGCCGCGTGCTGATCTCGCCCGAACTACGCGCCGCGGTCGGGCTGGACAAGGAAGTGATGATGCTCGGCATGGGCACCCACTTCGAAATCTGGAATGCCGCCAAGCTGGCCGAGGACGAGGCCGACGCCGTCGCCGGCGGCATGCCCGATGTACTTTCCAACTTCTCTTTCTGA
- a CDS encoding response regulator transcription factor — protein MARTILVVDDQDELRLLISLSLQSLGRIVEAANADQALDLFARERPELVMLDIWLGPGRSGLDVCAELRRDPRNAATCIVLLSACGQQSDIAAGMAAGADLYLVKPFSPGELLDAVTGLLA, from the coding sequence ATGGCTAGGACCATCCTCGTCGTCGACGACCAGGACGAATTGCGCCTGCTGATCTCGCTCAGCCTGCAATCGCTGGGACGCATTGTCGAAGCCGCCAATGCCGACCAGGCACTGGACCTGTTCGCGCGCGAACGTCCCGAACTGGTCATGCTCGACATCTGGCTCGGGCCCGGCCGCAGCGGCCTCGACGTCTGCGCCGAACTCAGGCGCGATCCACGCAATGCCGCGACCTGCATCGTCCTGCTGTCGGCCTGCGGCCAGCAAAGCGATATCGCGGCCGGCATGGCGGCCGGCGCCGATCTCTACCTGGTCAAGCCGTTCAGCCCTGGCGAATTGCTGGACGCCGTCACCGGCCTGCTGGCTTGA
- a CDS encoding response regulator produces MKTLSDPQPAPSYNAADYCSTKEAAATLGVSHRTVQLWVENGTLQAWRTAGGHRRITVESVNRLVEGRRLAIAGHPPAPPAAPAPGGRRVLVVDDDPLMLRLYELEMENWGLDLDIVKANNGFEALIRIGERRPDLLVSDLSMPGMDGFRMIRTLREDAGTAGMNMIVVSGLDRATITAMGLPSDIPVFPKPVPFNELRDAVENSLELA; encoded by the coding sequence ATGAAAACCCTATCCGACCCGCAGCCGGCGCCCAGCTATAACGCCGCCGACTATTGCTCGACCAAGGAGGCCGCGGCCACCCTGGGCGTCTCGCACCGCACGGTGCAGCTGTGGGTCGAGAACGGCACGCTGCAAGCCTGGCGCACCGCCGGCGGCCACCGCCGCATCACGGTGGAATCGGTCAACCGCCTGGTCGAAGGGCGCCGCCTCGCCATCGCCGGCCACCCTCCGGCGCCGCCGGCCGCGCCAGCGCCGGGCGGACGGCGCGTGCTGGTGGTCGACGACGATCCGCTGATGCTGCGCCTGTACGAGCTCGAGATGGAGAACTGGGGCCTCGACCTCGATATAGTCAAGGCGAACAATGGCTTCGAAGCCCTGATCCGCATCGGCGAGCGGCGTCCCGACCTGCTGGTGAGCGACCTGAGCATGCCCGGCATGGATGGCTTCCGCATGATCCGCACCCTGCGCGAAGACGCCGGCACGGCCGGCATGAACATGATCGTGGTCAGCGGCCTCGACCGTGCGACGATCACGGCCATGGGCCTGCCGTCCGACATCCCGGTTTTCCCCAAGCCTGTGCCGTTCAATGAACTGCGCGATGCCGTGGAGAACAGCCTGGAACTGGCCTGA
- a CDS encoding carboxymuconolactone decarboxylase family protein, which translates to MSRLTLHTQETAPEGSRPFVDKAVANNGFLPNLIGVLANSPQALQTYMTVSGINAETSLTLPEREVVQITAARIHGCDFCIAGHTAIAIKKAQLPVDTVRAMQQGQDTGDAKLDAVRVFSEAVIATRGGVSDDALAAFKAAGYNDQQALEVVLGISLATLCNFANTLAGSTINPQLQPFASGAI; encoded by the coding sequence ATGTCCCGCCTGACCCTGCATACCCAAGAAACCGCGCCCGAAGGCAGCCGTCCCTTCGTGGACAAGGCCGTCGCCAACAACGGCTTCCTGCCCAACCTGATCGGCGTGCTGGCCAACTCGCCGCAAGCGCTGCAGACCTATATGACGGTCTCGGGCATCAATGCCGAGACCAGCCTCACCCTGCCCGAGCGCGAAGTCGTGCAGATCACCGCCGCCCGCATCCACGGCTGCGACTTCTGCATCGCCGGCCATACCGCGATCGCCATCAAGAAGGCGCAATTGCCGGTCGACACCGTGCGCGCCATGCAGCAGGGCCAGGACACCGGCGACGCGAAACTCGACGCCGTGCGCGTGTTCTCCGAGGCAGTGATCGCCACCCGCGGCGGCGTCAGCGACGACGCCCTGGCCGCCTTCAAGGCCGCCGGCTACAACGACCAGCAGGCGCTCGAAGTCGTGCTGGGCATCAGCCTGGCTACCCTGTGCAACTTCGCCAATACCCTGGCCGGCAGCACCATCAACCCGCAGCTGCAACCCTTCGCCAGCGGAGCCATCTGA
- a CDS encoding ABC transporter permease — protein MLGRFLWPVAGFAIALLLWSWGVKGLEETTPIAAMFAPLATFEAFHAMVLGPDIWLHVATSLERVAIGLGFAILFGVPLGILAGMSKAFNQASTPLFQLLRMVSPLSWMPLAVMVLGVGDAPVYFLLAFAAVWPLMLSTAAGVAQLDPNWMLLGRSLSATKWEVIWRLVLPGITAQILTGVRLAIGIIWIVLVPAEMLGVSAGLGYFILDTRDRLAYSELTAAIILIGLLGYALDYAARFVHARWLHSARTSTAP, from the coding sequence ATGCTGGGACGTTTCCTGTGGCCGGTCGCCGGCTTTGCGATCGCGCTGCTGCTGTGGTCCTGGGGTGTCAAGGGCCTGGAAGAGACCACGCCGATCGCGGCCATGTTCGCCCCGCTTGCGACCTTCGAGGCCTTCCACGCGATGGTGCTGGGGCCGGACATCTGGCTGCACGTGGCCACCAGCCTCGAGCGGGTAGCCATCGGCCTGGGCTTCGCGATCCTGTTCGGCGTGCCGCTCGGGATCCTGGCCGGCATGTCGAAGGCCTTCAACCAGGCCAGCACGCCGCTGTTCCAGCTGCTGCGCATGGTGTCGCCGCTGTCGTGGATGCCGCTGGCGGTGATGGTGCTGGGCGTGGGCGACGCGCCGGTGTATTTCTTGCTGGCGTTCGCCGCCGTGTGGCCGCTGATGCTCAGTACCGCCGCCGGCGTGGCCCAGCTCGACCCCAACTGGATGCTGCTGGGACGCTCGCTGTCGGCCACCAAATGGGAAGTCATCTGGCGCCTGGTCCTGCCCGGCATCACCGCCCAGATCCTGACCGGTGTGCGCCTCGCGATCGGCATCATCTGGATCGTGCTGGTGCCGGCCGAGATGCTGGGTGTGTCGGCCGGCCTCGGCTACTTCATCCTCGATACGCGCGACCGCCTTGCGTATTCGGAACTGACGGCGGCCATCATCCTGATCGGCCTGCTCGGTTACGCGCTCGACTATGCGGCGCGCTTCGTGCACGCGCGCTGGCTGCACTCGGCTAGAACGTCAACTGCACCGTGA
- a CDS encoding AraC family transcriptional regulator, with amino-acid sequence MNHSAPSTDSTDNADRLVHWLIDSVQLEATVFHLGQYCGRWQASTAGRGLGSFHLALHGECYLHVEGRAPVHLRARDGVFLLRDTPHFLSPDADPATARPGVPMQPLGAAAPDATALACGFFHFRSALSTLIADSFPDSLVLRADEPALRALNALFDLILLEPPRDPEAPSPLVARLAELMFFYAIRHAARQQDIATGLLAVASRPEFSPLLDRMMQEPGQDWSTENMARAAHMSRSSFYKHFSEASGQAPAQFLLLLRMKIAAQRLHGGDTVERTAGHVGYNSYAAFSRAFHKVMGEHPGRFRRGRHVPVKTSHASPIRTIEQKTRTGVSGRVFGSPLK; translated from the coding sequence GTGAATCATTCCGCCCCTTCCACCGATAGCACCGACAATGCCGACCGCCTCGTGCACTGGCTGATCGACAGCGTGCAGCTGGAAGCGACCGTCTTCCATCTCGGCCAATACTGCGGCCGCTGGCAAGCCTCGACCGCCGGCCGCGGCCTGGGCAGCTTCCACCTGGCCCTGCACGGCGAATGCTACCTGCACGTCGAGGGCCGCGCCCCGGTCCACCTGCGCGCACGCGACGGCGTGTTCCTCCTGCGCGACACGCCGCACTTCCTGAGTCCCGACGCCGACCCGGCCACCGCCCGCCCCGGCGTGCCGATGCAGCCACTGGGAGCGGCGGCGCCGGACGCCACGGCGCTGGCCTGCGGCTTCTTCCACTTCCGCAGCGCACTCAGCACCCTGATCGCCGATTCCTTCCCCGACAGCCTAGTGCTGCGCGCCGACGAGCCGGCGCTGCGCGCGCTCAATGCGCTGTTCGACCTGATCCTGCTCGAGCCGCCGCGCGACCCCGAGGCGCCCTCGCCGCTGGTCGCGCGCCTGGCCGAACTGATGTTCTTCTATGCGATCCGCCATGCGGCGCGCCAGCAGGACATCGCCACCGGCCTGCTGGCGGTAGCCAGCCGGCCCGAATTCTCGCCGCTGCTCGACCGCATGATGCAGGAACCCGGCCAGGACTGGTCGACCGAGAACATGGCGCGCGCGGCCCATATGTCGCGCTCGAGCTTCTATAAACACTTCAGCGAGGCCAGCGGCCAGGCGCCGGCCCAGTTCCTGTTGCTGCTGCGCATGAAGATCGCGGCCCAGCGCCTGCATGGCGGCGACACGGTCGAGCGCACCGCCGGCCACGTCGGCTACAACTCGTATGCCGCCTTCTCTCGCGCCTTCCATAAAGTGATGGGCGAGCATCCGGGCCGCTTCCGGCGCGGCCGGCACGTTCCCGTCAAGACGTCGCATGCCAGCCCGATTCGGACGATCGAGCAGAAAACAAGGACGGGCGTGTCCGGACGTGTTTTCGGATCGCCGCTAAAATAA
- a CDS encoding acyl-CoA dehydrogenase family protein, with product MSNGEQTTRLPADLCDWLQANADQLDSTPELASEVVPRLAGAGLFAIGVPQDLGGNGGATTDAIDAIAAVAEHSVTAAFVFWGQRTFIEYLLQSPNAAMRARWIGPLMRGEFAGATGLSNAMKFLSGIESLQITATPNEQGWQLDGSLAWITNLRKEGFIAAAAVNSAGDLPPAVVAFISDSAGVTRSPDLELLALRGSNTAAVRIEGVQIGEGEVLHPNARAWLPGVRPSFLGLQCGLSIGLARASLRAAHALSTAMRGPLLERIEAQQAALETLVTQLKDGVADGRFKTAAAPMFRLRIALAESVQQAVMLELQASGGRAYLVDRDRSFARRWRESAFIPIVTPSLTQLQVELAKHAAA from the coding sequence ATGTCGAACGGCGAACAAACGACGCGCCTGCCTGCGGATCTGTGTGATTGGCTGCAGGCCAATGCCGACCAGCTCGACAGCACTCCCGAGCTGGCCTCCGAAGTCGTGCCGCGCCTGGCCGGCGCCGGCCTGTTCGCCATCGGCGTCCCGCAAGACCTGGGCGGCAACGGCGGCGCCACGACCGATGCGATCGACGCCATCGCCGCCGTGGCCGAGCACTCCGTCACCGCCGCCTTCGTGTTCTGGGGCCAGCGCACCTTCATCGAATACCTGCTGCAAAGCCCCAACGCGGCCATGCGCGCGCGCTGGATCGGGCCACTGATGCGCGGCGAATTCGCTGGCGCCACGGGCCTGTCGAACGCAATGAAATTCCTGTCCGGGATCGAGTCGCTGCAGATCACGGCCACCCCGAACGAACAGGGCTGGCAGCTCGACGGCTCGCTGGCCTGGATCACCAACCTGCGCAAGGAAGGCTTCATCGCCGCCGCCGCCGTCAACTCGGCCGGCGACCTGCCGCCCGCGGTGGTCGCCTTCATCAGCGACAGCGCCGGCGTCACGCGCAGCCCCGACCTCGAACTGCTGGCCCTGCGCGGCAGCAATACCGCCGCCGTCAGGATCGAAGGCGTGCAGATTGGCGAAGGCGAGGTGCTGCATCCGAACGCGCGCGCCTGGCTGCCGGGCGTGCGTCCCTCTTTCCTGGGCCTGCAATGCGGCCTGTCGATCGGCCTGGCGCGCGCCAGCCTGCGCGCCGCACACGCGCTCTCCACCGCCATGCGCGGCCCGCTGCTCGAACGCATCGAAGCCCAGCAGGCGGCGCTCGAGACACTGGTGACACAGCTGAAGGATGGCGTGGCCGACGGCCGTTTCAAGACCGCCGCGGCGCCGATGTTCAGGCTGCGCATCGCATTGGCCGAGAGCGTGCAGCAGGCCGTGATGCTCGAGCTGCAGGCCAGCGGCGGGCGCGCCTACCTGGTCGACCGCGACCGCAGCTTCGCGCGCCGCTGGCGCGAATCGGCCTTCATTCCCATCGTGACCCCGAGCCTGACGCAGCTGCAGGTCGAACTCGCGAAGCACGCCGCGGCATGA
- the ftsL gene encoding cell division protein FtsL — MSVKLNVLLTALLVGCALSVVNARYQARHLLIELERLQQHARQLDIDWDQLQLDQSRLAKNERIEQIARSQLEMAPLSPARTQYLTEGAQ; from the coding sequence ATGAGCGTCAAGCTGAACGTGCTGCTCACCGCCTTGCTGGTGGGATGCGCGCTGTCGGTTGTCAATGCCCGCTACCAGGCGCGCCACCTGCTCATCGAGCTCGAGCGCCTGCAGCAGCACGCGCGCCAGCTCGACATCGACTGGGACCAGCTCCAGCTCGACCAGTCGCGCCTGGCCAAGAACGAGCGCATCGAACAGATCGCCCGTTCCCAGCTCGAGATGGCGCCACTGAGCCCGGCCCGTACCCAGTACCTGACCGAGGGCGCCCAATGA